Within the Telopea speciosissima isolate NSW1024214 ecotype Mountain lineage chromosome 4, Tspe_v1, whole genome shotgun sequence genome, the region CAAATTGGGTCTTTATCATAGagaaaaaaattctgcaattgGGACAAAGCATCGGACTTGTGATTTAGTAAATAAATCCAAGTGCACCtagagaaatcatcaacaatAGTGAGAAAAAAATGCGCACCACAAAGTGCGGGGACAAAATAAGGTCCCCAAATGTCGCAATGTATTAAGTCAAAACAATGAGTCTTGGAGATCACACTAGAGGGAAAAGGTAAACGGGTTTGTTTAACTAAGGGGTAAATGGGACAATTATGTTTATCGGACATGGAAATTGTAGGTTCAATtttatttaaaggaaaaaatacaTTATTTGAGGGGTGCCCAAGGCGGTAATGCCAAAGGTTAGGGGTTGGGGAAGTAGTGAAAACCGCAAGGGGTGGGGAATTTACTTCATCCAATATGTATAGACCTCCATGAGCCTTACCCAGTCCAATCGTCTCCTTCGTTTGTAGGTCCTAAAAATAACAGGGTAGGAGTAAATATGGCTGAACAATTAAGTGATTGAACAAGTTGTTTAATAGAAATGAGATTAAAATtgaaagaggaaacaaaaaaaacatatagTGGCAAGGTGGGGACCGGGACACAGGTCCCAATATGGGTTACTGAAGCACGATGCCCAGTAGGTAAAATGATGGGAGATGAATAAGGTTTAAGGGTGTGGGactgaaaaagggaaaaatcagATGCCATATGATGGGTGGCGCCAGAATCAATGACCCAAATAGTGGGTTTGGAAATGTTACTTGCGGCATTAGCCAAGGGAATCATATTACCCGATTGGAGGAGAGAAATGAGCTGATTGTATTGCTCGGTTGTGAAGGTATGAGCAGGAACAGCGGGGGCATCCACTACCGAGGCCGCCAGAGATCGAAttggaggtgatgatgaagtaGGAGCGGAAGCCTTGGAAGGGGTCTTTGGGGGGTACCCATGTTTCTTGAAACATCGGGATTCAGAGTGACCATCAAGACCACAGAAATCATAATGATAATGTGGTTTGGGGCGTCCAGATTTGGAGTTGGGGCGGCCATGGGCAGCAAGAGCCGATTGAGTGAGAGAGGGCTCCGGGGCAGCAAGGACGGAGCATTGACGTTCTTCTTGTAGAAGTAGTGAATAGGCACGATTGATGGAAGGCAAAGGGTCCATCAATAGTAGCTGGCTGCGAATTGAAGAATATGAGTCGTTGAGACCCATCAAAAACTCAAGTAAGCGATCACGTTGAAGTAGATCAAAATGGTGTGGAAGAACACCACAGGTGCAGGCCGGGTATGAATCGTAGGACACAAGTTCGTCCCAAAAACCTTTGAGAAGGGTGTAATAAGTAGCCAAGGAAGACATGCCCTGGTGATGGTTTGAAATCGCATGACGAATCTCAAAAATGCGCGGAGCATTTTTTTGAGAGAAACGATCGTGAAGATCAACCCAAACCTCATAAGTGGAGGAAGCATACAACACACTGTGGGCAATGTTAGTGGCGAGAGAATTAGCAATCCAGGAAAGGACCATGCTATTGCAACGCTTGCAGTTGAGAAGCTTAGGGGAGGTGGCCTCGGGTTGAGGGATGGAACCATCAATGAATCTCAGTTTATGCTTGGCCTCGAGAACCATGCGCATGGCGCGGCTCCAAGTGGGATAATTATCGCCTTTGAGGGGTTGAGTGACCAACACAGCACCAGGGTTGTCAGAGTGGTGAATGAAGAATGGGGAGGACCCATCCAAATCAGAAACGATCAAAGGGGGCAACCTGATGAGCAGTGGGAGCGGCAGCAGCTTCAGCAGTATCCATGGGACCGATTGAGTGAAAAAAAGAGGTGGAGAagtggaggaagaaaaaaagggtattGGCAGGATCAattaggctttgataccatgttaataaTGCAATCAAAATGTGGAAATAACTTACTTATTCCATTGATATGAGATTACATTTATACAACtttagagaaagaaaagaatggaaagacAATTGTTTttacaagaaaagaatataCAATAAAATGTataaggaaagaaggaaagaatgaaagaatgaaATCAGGAGGTAATCAAACTATGCAGctgtattatcacatgtgagaaaTGTGATAAATGTAAATCGCACGAGCTCCAATAGCATTCATACATTGCAATAAATTCAAGTTGGTAGCCATTCATAATTCCATTGTTCTATTTACAATACATTGTCAAACCCAAACTAtagtatcaaaaaaaaaataaaatttgttgaACAGATAGTTTACATTGGTGATTCATTGAAAGCAAAACGCAAAGTCTGAGATTTTGAGTTTTATGGGTTAGCTTTCCTTCCAAATGCTCTTAATCTTCATTTGGCTCCAGGAATTTGAGTGAGTAAAGAGTAATGATTCCACTTAAACTGTTGAGGCCTCAGGGACATAAGAATTGGAATAGGGTCCTCATCCCCTGATCTTGAGATTTCAATAATAGGATTGGGAATTTCTTGACTTCCAATTCCTTGATCCAAACAAACGTTTGGGTCTCAAATTCCTCTATGGGCATGCCACTTTTAGACTCTTGGATGAGAAATCCATCATAGATTCAGGAAGAAGTACTATTTCCAGAGCCCCAAGAGAACTTCATATATCAACCCTCCAGAAAATTTCAAGAAGATACTGGTTAACGATGCTTTCAGAACTCCAAAGCAATCTGCTTATGTCGAGTAAGATCATTCAGATACCTTGTTGAGTTGTATTCTTCAGCATCATGCAGCTCCTCTGAGTAGGTCCTTTGATGGGATGGTCTTTGACATTGTTTTGAGCTTTTCGAAATGCCTTCATCACCTCTTAGAAGTTGTACAACCTGAAGCCACAAGCAAACACAAATCAACCTGCATCTCTTGTATATGAGAAACTTGATAAATGTAACTTTCTCATACTCTGCTCTACTGTGTTTGCCATTTGATGTTCCCCTCTATCTGAGAATTCCTTTACATGTTTTCCTCATTCTTTAAGTTACTAAAATGCACTACAATACGTTTACATGTATATACTTCACTTAGACTCGCTTTTCAGTTTTCACTGACTAGCCTTTTCAATCAACAGGTAAGAGAACAAACTGTATTCTTTAGTAATCAAAGACTCGAACAGTCCCAATGTTGGAGTACTCTCTCACTTTTAATCATGACTTTGGATGTTCTATTTTGTGGAATGATCCAGCAAATATGCATAACCAAGTCTTGTTTATGCATTTCAGGAGGTTACTACATCCGAAATTGCATGTCTGTAAAGACTGATAATCAAATCCCTGTTTACATGTGATAACATACTATAGAGGATAACCATGTCTATAAATCATATACTAAAcaataataatgatgatgatgacactATTAATAGTAATAATATCAACACTGAAAATATTGCAGCCATTGCAGACCAATGTATTCAGTGTAGTTTTTGGTCTGACCATGGGAAAATGTTTGCAGATTGAACCCAGCACACTGTAGGACTACAAATTTGAACCACAAAAAGAATTTCGGCCATTTGTTTCTTCCATTATAGCATGAATTTGTAGGGGAAAAAAACATGCCTGACTCATTCTAGGCCGTAGAAGCGAAGAGTTTTGGGTGCACAAAGAAGCTGTCGAAATTGCATGACTCATCAGCAGTGGGTCGTAGTCATTAGCAAGAGAAGGATCAACAAGCTCCATTGTATCATTCCTATCGATCAAAGGCTTTGCCTACAATAAAATTTAAGTTGAAACAGTTTGAAATTTTAAATCCTAAAAGAGACAATTGATAATGGCAATATAGGATACAATATAATAAAGAGGTGAAGAAGATAACATACCCACATGACTAGACTTTGCTGCGAGTTATCCAAAGCTCGGCGCCCAGTAATGAGCTCTAACAGTAGCACCCCAAAAGCAAAGACATCAGTCTTCTCATCTACTATGCCATGCATAAAGTATTCAGGAGCAAGATAGCTGCAATGGTAATAAATCAGggaaaaagtaagaaagaaaatCCTTTTCAAAGCTCAGGATAGGTGGGTAATAAGTCCAAGATTTACTGACCCAAATGTGCCTTCAAATTTTGATACAGTACGGTGAGTCCATTGTCCGGGTAACCACTTTGAGAGCCCAAAATCACAAATCTGGCTTGAAGATGACCAAGTTAGctgagagttcaaaaaaaaagggCTCCCCTCTCCCCGGGAATttttaggaaaagaaaagaaaaaagaaagaaactataTTTGTTCAAATAGAAAAGCATCGGTATCGACCTATTCCGTCTATAAAACAATGCAGGATGCAACAAAGAACCAGTCAATTTTGGCTGTTGATAATATGATGTCATATTAACCgatataaaagaaaacaaagaagcaatGAGACTACTTCCCTGGCATGGATATCACTGCAAAATTATATAAACCCAAAGTTTTTGGAGAGTAATCTAACAGACAAGAAGTGAGAATATTTGCACAAAAATGATTCCCTTCTCAAACTTTCTCAATACTAACCTCTCAATGAATTATAAATGAAACCACAGATTTCCACAAAACTGAGGTTTCATGGTCCAATGAACATTCAAGTTTTAACTATACCTGAGGCTCAAAATCTTGTGTAAGCAAAATATTAGCAGCCTTGATATCCCTGTGGATGATTCGCTTTTGACAAATCTCATGAAGATACAGGAGACCCTCAGCTGACCCTAAAGCAATCTTATACCTGATCCCCCATTCTAATTTCTCTTCTGAACCtgcaaaagagaaacaaatttATACAAAGGAACCCCTAGTTCCACTAATTCataagaaatcaagaaacagGAACGAAAGCAATGATGTACAAACCATGAAGTAGAGATGATAAGCTCCCATGTGGAGACAATTCAAGAACAAGGTGCATTCCTCCTTCAACTCCATATCCTATCAATTTAGCAGTATTAGGATGGTTTACATGAACTATGATTCCAAGCTCAGATAAAAAAGCTGCCGTTCTTTCTTCTGAAGTTCCTCGTGTCAGTCGCTTAATTGCTATAAGCTGCCCATTTTGCAAACACCCCTTATATACTTCCGCATAACCACCTTTACCAATCAAATTCTCTGcttaacaaagaaaaaggattgataaaagaaagaataactTAGATAACCAAAGATCAAATCTTGAAACAAAAGTCTAAAACTTCTAAATTACGATTTCGAGTTCTAGAAAACATTACAAACCAGAGCTGAAATTGTTAGTTGCAATTTGGAGTTCTGAAAGTGTAAAGTTCCTCCAGGATGGTTTTAGATAGCAGAAATCATATTCTCCAGGTGGATTGATTATTTGGCGCTGATTTTCTCTAACACGTCTGCCTTTTCTTCTGGAAAGAACACTAACAGAAGGAAAACTGTAAAAGCGCTTCAAGGTTCTAGCTTTCAATAAACGGCATAATCCCTGCCAATGAGAAGTGGCCCTAGGTTGAATTTCAGCTCCAGAGGTGCTGGCCTTTGAAGAACCCGTCCGTGTTTCTATGCTCCTTAAGCAATCTTCAAGGACTCCTCTAGGAGAGAACCACTCTTCATTTTCCTTCCCCATATCTAAAGATGCTAGGTCTAACAAAATAGCATTCTAAAGTGAGTGGAGGAAAGGAGGGAGtgggaagaaataaaaaagataaggaaaTGTGACCTTCAAAGTTCAAGAAATGAAAAAGTTTCGAGTCTTTACCTTTAGCAGAGACAGAAACAAGAAGCCGAGGAACTGCCTTTCTATCTCCAGCCGGAAAGACCTTACTTTCTGGGGTTTTTCCGGCGACGGCATTGAAACAGCTACCATGACCGCTGCCAAAACAATTGCAATATAGATAGAGAactcaaaagagaaaagaaaatggaaacagAGAAGCTGACGGGCTAAATCaggggagggaaaaaaaaaaagggctggAAGAGATttgttttgtgttatttgtTTTAGTGAAGAACCAGAGAACCATCATCAGAAAATCTGAATAGAAAATAAAgcgaaaagcaaaaaaaaaggccaagtacgagaaaaccctgaaaaatctAAGTTGCTAGAGCATGGAAACACAAATTCATCTCAAACCACAAAACACAGAAAACCCATTACAGAGAAACTCaccacagaaaaaataaatcataATAACGGCATGGAAAACAAAACAATGTTAGCAAGAACCCATTCTGTCGTTTCTTAAGAACAGAAAATCCGCCTAACCCAGAACCTGaaactcaaagaagaagaagaatacgaTAGTTACCTTGGAGGAGAATCAAAAGATTCTCGAACGACATCGTCCATGATGCGAAAAGACGAACCACAGAAATGCCAATGAGCCCAAAAAAAGAGACAATGCAGATAAAGAGTCAGAACGAGCAATTGGTATGGTTCTTGTTTTTTGGGAAGGAGGGTGGGTTGCAGAGGAATCCGTATGTTTCTATATTTACCCGGATTTCTCTGCCCCAAAAGCGTTCTTTTCTATTCTACTCTTTGCAATTTTGCAGCTCTGGTGTTCTAAACAAAGAGAAAATCTATTAATAGCAACGTTTGGGTGATAATCTTGGAcgactcagagagagagagacacagagaaGCTTTGCGAAAGATATTTCTTTTCATCCTTCAAAAACCCGTCGGTATTGCCGCCATGGATTCAGTAATACACACGTGGTAGTGGAGCAGACAGAAGCAAACACAGCAACTATTACCCGTTCTGCTTCGGTCTTCACACGAGGCCGCGAAACGAGATAGCCCAGATAGCAACAGAAATGTATATTCAATTTCAGAATTCAGAGACGTTTACTTATAGTTTGACTCCAAAAACAGAAAAGTGGCACATCAAATTGATTCTCCAAACAAGGCCAAAATGCCCAAAACCCAAATTAATTTCATCAAATCAACTCCATCTGATCCGGAAAGTTAATTAATTCTTCTTGAGAATCCAATGCTTCCACCTGAATAAGGAGAGTTAAGATCCCTTAATATTTGCTGATGCAGGCATTAATATAGAGTCCTGGCCCCCCTCCATCTTAGAGGTGACCCACCAAACAAAATATCAAAGTTAATGAGTTCTGCTGGCCATTAATGGGTTCATACCTCAAGCTGAAGATATCATAATTAGTGTTTTCTACTCTAGTGCTCCAACCCCACTATTGACTACTGGGCACTCTCCTATATTTTAATGATCCATGCTTTTTGTTACTACAGTCTACAAGTGGGATGATATCACTATATACTTGAATGATGATTCTTACTTCTTAGTCTGGCAATCTCAATTCATCTGAGTCAACCAGAGCAAATCCTGCCACTAATTTCGGGAAGGCTTGGGTTGTAAATCTGTACTGAAGTTTCACTCATTGTACTGTAGGGTGTCAATTTTAGGCCCGCACCAGTAGACCCAACCGGACCCGACTGAACCTGACCGATCTGGCCCATTTAATAAACGTGCCAGGCTCAAGTCCGAGCCGATTATAATCGGTTGTTTCTAGTGCGAAGCCCTTACCCGTCGGTCGCCTAACCAACCCGACTGATTATGAGCCCGCTTAATCCCGACCCCTTTAGCCTGACTAAGCCCGACCCTTAAGACCCATTTGGAATACCTATTCTAACCCCCAAAACCCTCCATGGCTCCATTTTCCCTTAATACCCAAAAATCAAATTCGACTAAAAGCCCTAACACTCTCCATGGCTCAATAAGCAAAATGATTTTCACTTTTCAGTGTAATGGGCCAATGAAgaacaaagttttccttcacccatagaggacggtccACCCACCAccctaggattcacaaacccctcctagggtgtTAGTATGTTCCAAGATATCCTCCCAATACCCTTTTTAAGCCTCTCCTGCCTGCGATGAATGAGATCCTAGGGAAACTCGTTCAGCAAATGGATTCAACAATGGTTGACCCTTGCAATCTTAAAAATAGTTTCTGTCATGGCCCGATTAGAGTTAAACTGTTCATTAGCCCGTATAAAGCCCATTTAACCCGATTAAACCCAGAAACCGACTGACTAATTATAAACAGTCTCATGCTTGCCCAATGTAAGCCTGATTAGTTAAACGGGCGGTCACGGTGCAGGGTTGAAATTGGTAAAGAAGTTATAAATACTATAACAATGGTGGTGGGAGTGGGTTTTTAGTGAAGGTAGTTTAGCTCATAAAGCAATGTGATGTGATAAATGTAAATGAGTTCGTTTGCCATTGATTATGGCCTTGTCAATTCAAACTTAAATAGTCTCTGAAACAAGTTTCTCTACCCTGAGATCGATAGAATCTTTCTTTACCTTCTGAGTAAAATTTTAGGTttgtggagaaggagaaggCCCACCTGTAATTAGTAGAGTAGTTGTTGATCTCAGCATTAAGACATGGTGTTGCTGCATAtccaagtgaagaagaagtaagAAGCACTAAGATGATATCATGAAGAAGGTAACTTACAAaagctttcttctctgttttctgaAGAATACTTTCATAAGTATTGTAAGGAATTCAGTTAAACAAAGGCATGGCTGATTGGCTTAGACTGCATTGCAGAACCAAAACCCTATCTTCAAGATGAGAAAAAGGGAAGGATCAGTATTTATAAAAATCTCAATATTTTCACATTATCAAACCTTTGATTCTCTATTAACAACTTGGGATTAGATAACACACATTCtctcacattctctctcctcctgacattctctcttctccttgataatGTGACTACACATGAATTGTGAGATACTCACTCCTGTTTGCCTATACACTTGACGTGCGAGATGTCAATACATGTGGTTATTGAATAGATCCCTTGTGTCAATCATGATGGTTTCCAACCAGTTGCGATCCCAAGGAGCCAATCCTAGAACTGTCACGTTTATCAATCGGTTCCAAAACTAGGGTCCAATCTTGTTCTAAACGGTTTTGGGTAGTGAAAGACTCAAATGAATCCAATATTTctaaacataaatcaaacaccagccttttgttttttttttttttgtaattacaACATAACCCTTATAAATTATaaggattttgaaaattttcctaaGGAGGGATTCGCGTAGATTCCCAAATATTTATTGATCGACCATCTCCTACTTTCCAACAAATCATTTTTGTCAAATCCGGAATAATTGATTATATATCGCCACTAGCTGAACGTGAACTAGTGTTGAGGTCATACAACCATTGTTTTGGACTTTATTGTTTAATTGATTTTATGGAGGAATAGATGTTGAGGTTACACAACCATTTTCGGGTATTGTTCATGATCCAAATCGGATGAGGTTTAACATCATTGTGTATCACCTCGTCCCTAAGatgtcaaataaaataatatattatgaaaaaaactgaaaaaaaaaaaaaaaccatttgaaAATGGCTTTATCACGAAATTTGTTTGATAAGAGGGATTCACAGAGCAAAATCAGGGATGGGTATGAGAAATGTTCCGTTCTCAATCCTAACGGGTCTACCACCCATATATAATCCAATCACATGAAATGAAGAGATGTCATATGGATTCAGTGTTAGATCCACAAAAAGCACAACTGGCAACAATCAGAATCCATTTCGAGATAGTCGCTTTAATAGGGATCCCTACATAtaagacacgccaaaaaaacattttaaacttGAGATGAATAGCAAGTTTCCAAAGGAAACAACACAAAGAGGTGTGATTATCTTGTAAAGAAGGATTTAATGAAGATTGAATAAATCTAGCAACTAATCGAGTAGAAAACCTACCTGACTTGGATGTGCAACATGTCCAACTGTCATCGTTATTGGTTGCAGAAGCAAAATAGGT harbors:
- the LOC122657630 gene encoding receptor-like cytosolic serine/threonine-protein kinase RBK2 isoform X2 translates to MDDVVRESFDSPPSGHGSCFNAVAGKTPESKVFPAGDRKAVPRLLVSVSAKDLASLDMGKENEEWFSPRGVLEDCLRSIETRTGSSKASTSGAEIQPRATSHWQGLCRLLKARTLKRFYSFPSVSVLSRRKGRRVRENQRQIINPPGEYDFCYLKPSWRNFTLSELQIATNNFSSENLIGKGGYAEVYKGCLQNGQLIAIKRLTRGTSEERTAAFLSELGIIVHVNHPNTAKLIGYGVEGGMHLVLELSPHGSLSSLLHGSEEKLEWGIRYKIALGSAEGLLYLHEICQKRIIHRDIKAANILLTQDFEPQICDFGLSKWLPGQWTHRTVSKFEGTFGYLAPEYFMHGIVDEKTDVFAFGVLLLELITGRRALDNSQQSLVMWAKPLIDRNDTMELVDPSLANDYDPLLMSHAISTASLCTQNSSLLRPRMSQVVQLLRGDEGISKSSKQCQRPSHQRTYSEELHDAEEYNSTRYLNDLTRHKQIALEF
- the LOC122657630 gene encoding receptor-like cytosolic serine/threonine-protein kinase RBK2 isoform X1, which translates into the protein MDDVVRESFDSPPSGHGSCFNAVAGKTPESKVFPAGDRKAVPRLLVSVSAKDLASLDMGKENEEWFSPRGVLEDCLRSIETRTGSSKASTSGAEIQPRATSHWQGLCRLLKARTLKRFYSFPSVSVLSRRKGRRVRENQRQIINPPGEYDFCYLKPSWRNFTLSELQIATNNFSSENLIGKGGYAEVYKGCLQNGQLIAIKRLTRGTSEERTAAFLSELGIIVHVNHPNTAKLIGYGVEGGMHLVLELSPHGSLSSLLHGSEEKLEWGIRYKIALGSAEGLLYLHEICQKRIIHRDIKAANILLTQDFEPQICDFGLSKWLPGQWTHRTVSKFEGTFGYLAPEYFMHGIVDEKTDVFAFGVLLLELITGRRALDNSQQSLVMWAKPLIDRNDTMELVDPSLANDYDPLLMSHAISTASLCTQNSSLLRPRMSQVVQLLRGDEGISKSSKQCQRPSHQRTYSEELHDAEEYNSTRYLNDLTRHKQIALEF